The DNA sequence CACCTCCGTCGTCCAGATTCTTCAATTGTATCAGGGTTCGAAGTCCACAAAACGCGGTTGAATGGGAGATAATGCGGAAGAGTGGTTTATACATGGGGCTCATACCAGTTGACTGTCAGTTTGAGGCGATGCTGGTTGAAGTGAAGCTCATCACGCAGAGAGGGGGTTCGAATTGAAGATCACAGGCAAAGTGGACTCGTAGCCGAATCGGATAGCGTCTTCACGGGGTATAGATATAACCACTGTTGCAACGCGGTCTTCGATAGGAATCGTAAGGATAATGCTATGGCGAGATGTTGATGGAGGATAGAGTTTCAGGAGTTCATCCAACCTGGAAGGTGGAACGAGGAATGCCATTTCGATGACTTCTTGGGCAGGCCCTTTTGAATGTAAGAATGGATGTTTGATACAAGAGACTGAAACCTACTGACCGTGAACTTCAGGGACGCCATACGACCTTGGCTCAGTCTGCTGTATTACAGATTGGTCTTCCCTTCGAGCATCTTCTGCACTTCTATTCACCGCTAGTAAACAAATGTTGTTAGTTGATAATTCAGCGTACATGGCATCCACTCACATATCAAGAAATTCTTGAATTCCGGCGAATCTCGGAGTGGTTGCTCAGCTGCTAGTGTATCCAACACTTCGTATACTTGAGCAGGCCATCGACGTGGATGGTGCGAATCCAGGAATTCAACAACGAAGTCGAAAGTGCTCTTCGATAAATGGTTCGAATCCCAAACACTGGGAATAAAAGCAGCGGCCCATGTGATTGTCCCATCTGGCGTTAGGTTCCGAATTCTTTCAGATCGCTCGCGAGTtaacttcttcctttggcGGACTGGCGGGTTGTCTAGCTTTGATTCCTCTGGGGGTCTGAAGAATAACTGTATATTTCTAATGAATG is a window from the Aspergillus oryzae RIB40 DNA, chromosome 6 genome containing:
- a CDS encoding uncharacterized protein (predicted protein), encoding MSEQKCDWTFWFRSSVFKISRIVSNMEPPHVKSPYQATISASRCQGLIVEINSMIEIAKHGRLQLDFDQYSSLEAASQELAKIASSFAGEVKELVKRRKHTVILEGQKLLSHAESMKSELWATGKLRNKTTFIRNIQLFFRPPEESKLDNPPVRQRKKLTRERSERIRNLTPDGTITWAAAFIPSVWDSNHLSKSTFDFVVEFLDSHHPRRWPAQVYEVLDTLAAEQPLRDSPEFKNFLICEWMPWPAQEVIEMAFLVPPSRLDELLKLYPPSTSRHSIILTIPIEDRVATVVISIPREDAIRFGYESTLPVIFNSNPLSA